Proteins encoded together in one Planctomyces sp. SH-PL14 window:
- a CDS encoding CpaF family protein yields the protein MRILASNDITGAVDNVVLPSGKNPIRIGSHPRMDVCLKSNYVQEEAGLIQNFGDGTGWRFCARVDNCAVNEQPLLVNSSAPLTNNCNIQIHPFTLTVHLDARDEIGADSKGTADLDRRCSSLVDELHRELLTTVNRNVLDPGDTERYSEDALLTLERELDHLASQRSDLPRDDLTSSEVGDHFAGLCARSLLLRRLVERSGQADDSSASSKPWSLQRTLQPEREREIEGLLMRLTQRLALDRERDLSRQVRRLEMHYWDAWNELLAGVRVDTRRYMLLKQIKKDVKDIWFGLGPLEDLLDNPNVSEIMVNDAENIYIEKDGQIENSGRRFVKDVGDIIQRIVSQVHRKIDTSTPLVDARLSDGSRINAIIKPLTVRGPCLTIRRFPQRAFTCDDLVRKGAMTQVARDFLAAAVRLRCNILVAGGTGSGKTTLLNAISAEIPEKERIITIEDTAELRIQRLHVVPLEKKQKNVEGVGGIDIRALVVNALRMRPDRIIIGECRGGEALDMLQAMNTGHDGSMTTIHANTPRDVVLRLEMMCQQNEGTNLPVESIHRQVASALDLIVQLSSEIVTDPLNPEVRIRRRIISEVTEVVGVDPDAGGLWLKPIFQRSKDGQLRPTGFLPTFIDELIMDGGLTLDTFFDVGPRHADHDGGGSR from the coding sequence ATGCGGATCCTGGCCAGCAACGACATCACCGGCGCCGTGGACAACGTCGTCCTCCCCTCGGGCAAGAACCCGATCCGGATCGGCAGCCATCCCCGCATGGACGTCTGCCTCAAGAGCAACTACGTCCAGGAAGAGGCGGGGCTGATCCAGAACTTCGGCGACGGCACGGGGTGGCGGTTCTGCGCCCGGGTCGACAACTGCGCCGTGAACGAGCAGCCGTTGCTCGTCAACAGCTCCGCGCCGCTGACCAACAACTGCAACATCCAGATCCACCCGTTCACGCTGACGGTCCACCTCGACGCCCGGGATGAGATCGGGGCGGACAGCAAAGGGACCGCCGACCTCGACCGGCGGTGCTCGTCCCTCGTCGACGAGCTCCACCGAGAGCTCCTGACGACGGTCAACCGGAACGTCCTCGACCCGGGGGACACCGAGCGGTACAGCGAAGACGCGCTCCTCACGCTGGAGCGGGAGCTGGACCACCTCGCCTCGCAGCGTTCGGATCTGCCGCGAGACGACCTCACCAGCAGCGAAGTCGGCGACCACTTTGCCGGCCTGTGTGCCCGCTCGCTCCTCCTGCGGCGGCTGGTCGAACGCTCCGGACAGGCGGACGACTCGTCGGCGTCCAGCAAACCCTGGTCGCTGCAGCGGACGCTCCAGCCGGAGCGGGAGCGGGAGATCGAAGGGCTCCTGATGCGGCTGACGCAGCGGCTCGCCCTCGATCGGGAGCGGGACCTCTCGCGGCAGGTGCGGCGGCTGGAGATGCACTACTGGGACGCGTGGAACGAGCTCCTCGCCGGCGTCCGGGTCGACACCCGCCGCTACATGCTCCTGAAGCAGATCAAGAAGGACGTCAAGGACATCTGGTTCGGTCTCGGTCCCCTTGAAGACCTCCTCGACAATCCCAACGTCTCCGAAATCATGGTGAACGACGCGGAGAACATTTACATCGAGAAGGACGGCCAGATCGAGAACTCCGGCCGGCGGTTCGTAAAGGACGTAGGAGACATCATCCAGCGGATCGTGTCGCAGGTGCACCGCAAGATCGACACCTCGACGCCGCTGGTCGACGCCCGGCTTTCGGACGGGAGCCGGATCAACGCCATCATCAAGCCGCTGACGGTCCGCGGCCCATGCCTCACGATCCGGCGGTTTCCGCAGCGGGCTTTCACCTGCGACGACCTCGTCCGCAAGGGGGCCATGACCCAGGTGGCCCGGGACTTCCTGGCCGCCGCGGTCCGGCTGCGGTGCAACATCCTGGTCGCCGGCGGAACCGGCTCGGGAAAGACGACGCTGCTGAATGCGATCAGCGCCGAGATCCCCGAGAAGGAGCGGATCATCACCATCGAGGACACGGCGGAGCTGCGGATCCAGCGGCTGCATGTCGTGCCGCTCGAGAAGAAACAGAAGAACGTCGAAGGGGTGGGGGGGATCGACATCCGGGCGCTCGTCGTCAACGCCCTCCGGATGCGGCCCGACCGGATCATCATCGGGGAGTGCCGCGGCGGCGAGGCGCTCGACATGCTCCAGGCAATGAACACCGGCCACGACGGCTCGATGACGACGATCCACGCCAACACGCCGCGGGACGTCGTGCTGCGACTGGAGATGATGTGCCAGCAGAACGAGGGGACGAACCTCCCGGTCGAATCGATCCACCGGCAGGTCGCGTCGGCCCTCGACCTGATCGTGCAGCTGTCGAGCGAGATCGTGACCGACCCCCTGAACCCCGAAGTCCGGATCCGCAGGCGAATCATCTCCGAGGTGACGGAGGTCGTCGGCGTCGACCCCGACGCCGGCGGGCTGTGGCTCAAACCGATCTTCCAGCGGTCCAAGGACGGGCAGCTCCGTCCGACCGGCTTCCTGCCGACCTTCATCGACGAGCTGATCATGGACGGGGGACTGACGCTCGACACATTTTTCGATGTCGGTCCGCGGCACGCCGATCACGACGGGGGAGGGAGCCGATGA
- a CDS encoding DUF1552 domain-containing protein — MTRPLPLRRRTFLRGAGALLALPWLEGMLPKAARAAAAASPLRVGFVFFPNGAIMPDWTPTSEGTGYELSKTLAPLAPVKDQLLVVSGLAHDKARANGDGAGDHARSCAAFLTGAQPRKTSGDIRAGQSIDQFIAERIGHETRLPSLELGIEGGRQAGSCDSGYSCAYSNSVSWKSASTPMGKETNPRSAFDRLFGQGADAKARAERDFYRKSILDSVAADTQRLTTSLGQSDRRKLDEYLTSVREVEQRIERADAAKAILPPEGYIPPKGIPEDLVEHIRLMYDLLLLAFQTDTTRVATFMVANEGSNRVYKSIGLNEGHHQMSHHRNDPDKVAKLQQIDQFQIEQFAAFLSRLRDVREGEHSLLDQSLFVYGCAISDGNRHRHEDLPILVAGGGAGTVRTGRHVRLRETPTTNLFLSLADRMGIDDVDSFGDSTGRLGDLA; from the coding sequence ATGACTCGACCCCTTCCCCTCCGTCGTCGAACATTCCTCCGCGGTGCCGGAGCCCTGCTGGCTCTGCCGTGGCTGGAGGGGATGCTTCCGAAGGCCGCCAGAGCCGCGGCTGCCGCGTCTCCGCTCCGGGTGGGATTCGTCTTCTTCCCGAACGGCGCGATCATGCCGGACTGGACGCCGACGTCCGAGGGAACCGGCTACGAGCTCTCGAAGACCCTCGCGCCGCTCGCTCCCGTGAAGGACCAGCTCCTCGTCGTGAGCGGACTCGCCCATGACAAGGCCCGCGCCAACGGCGACGGAGCCGGCGACCACGCCCGGTCCTGCGCGGCGTTCCTGACGGGCGCCCAGCCCCGCAAGACCTCCGGCGACATCCGGGCCGGCCAGTCGATCGACCAGTTCATCGCCGAGCGGATCGGCCACGAGACCCGGCTCCCGTCGCTGGAACTGGGGATCGAAGGGGGCCGGCAGGCGGGGAGCTGCGACTCCGGTTACAGCTGTGCGTACTCGAACAGCGTCTCCTGGAAGAGCGCGTCGACGCCGATGGGGAAGGAGACCAATCCCCGCAGCGCCTTCGACCGGCTCTTCGGCCAGGGGGCGGACGCCAAGGCCCGCGCCGAGCGGGACTTTTACCGCAAGAGCATCCTCGACTCCGTGGCGGCGGACACGCAGCGGCTGACCACCAGCCTCGGTCAGTCCGACCGCCGCAAGCTCGACGAGTACCTGACGAGCGTCCGGGAGGTTGAGCAGCGGATCGAGCGGGCGGACGCGGCGAAGGCGATCCTTCCGCCGGAGGGGTACATTCCTCCGAAGGGGATTCCGGAGGATCTCGTCGAGCATATCCGGCTGATGTACGACCTGCTGCTCCTCGCCTTCCAGACCGACACGACCCGCGTGGCGACCTTCATGGTCGCCAACGAAGGGAGCAACCGGGTCTACAAGTCGATCGGCCTCAACGAGGGACACCACCAGATGTCCCACCACCGGAACGACCCGGACAAGGTCGCCAAGCTGCAGCAGATCGACCAGTTCCAGATCGAGCAGTTCGCGGCCTTCCTCTCCCGTCTGCGGGATGTGCGGGAAGGAGAGCACTCGCTTCTCGACCAGTCGCTGTTCGTCTACGGCTGTGCCATCAGCGACGGCAACCGCCACCGTCACGAAGACCTGCCGATCCTTGTCGCGGGCGGGGGCGCGGGGACGGTGCGGACCGGGCGGCACGTCCGGCTCCGGGAGACGCCGACCACGAACCTGTTCCTCTCACTGGCGGACCGGATGGGGATCGACGACGTCGATTCCTTCGGTGACAGCACGGGGCGGCTGGGGGACCTGGCCTGA
- a CDS encoding HD-GYP domain-containing protein, whose protein sequence is MPQRVRFILILACLQAGCLLGGLLMYERFLLAVLVPATRKAAAAQHVPSTHPAPPASAHPVHSAPAAPHASVGQMTPEGETLLMRLFTFIWVGGLQTAVAWLLLSRLYNAQAIERNSSQEAALSQSRELLRTRDAVIFGLAKLAESRDPETGHHLERISMYATRLAGACRRHPRFKDLVSPSFVQTIGISSALHDIGKVGIEDAILLKPGRLTEAEYERMQVHPRIGGECIEQIQSRLGESGFLRMARDIALYHHEWWDGTGYPHGQKEDEIPLAARIVAIADVYDALSSKRIYKDAYPHAVCAEKIARAAGSQFDPLLVEVFLGIQGQFQEIAELLRSEETGDVASPRRIAAYRREEADGPGLSPDQERILVGLMAQNRPPREAVGT, encoded by the coding sequence ATGCCGCAGCGAGTGCGGTTTATCCTGATCCTGGCCTGTCTCCAGGCCGGCTGCCTCCTGGGGGGATTGCTCATGTACGAGCGATTCCTCCTGGCGGTCCTCGTTCCCGCGACTCGCAAGGCCGCCGCGGCTCAGCACGTTCCGTCCACCCACCCCGCGCCCCCCGCCTCGGCGCATCCGGTCCACTCGGCTCCCGCCGCCCCACACGCGTCCGTCGGTCAGATGACCCCCGAAGGGGAGACGCTGCTGATGCGGCTCTTCACCTTCATCTGGGTCGGGGGACTGCAGACCGCCGTCGCGTGGCTGCTGCTCTCGCGGCTCTACAACGCCCAGGCGATCGAACGGAACAGCTCGCAGGAGGCGGCTCTCTCGCAGTCCCGCGAGCTGCTCCGCACGCGCGACGCCGTGATCTTCGGGCTGGCCAAGCTGGCCGAGTCCCGCGATCCGGAGACCGGCCACCACCTGGAACGGATCTCGATGTACGCCACCCGGCTCGCTGGCGCATGCCGCCGGCATCCGCGGTTCAAGGACCTGGTGAGCCCCTCCTTCGTTCAGACGATCGGCATCAGCTCCGCCCTCCACGACATCGGCAAGGTCGGGATCGAAGACGCCATCCTCCTCAAGCCGGGACGCCTCACCGAAGCCGAGTACGAGCGGATGCAGGTCCATCCGCGGATCGGCGGCGAGTGCATCGAACAGATCCAGTCCCGCCTCGGCGAGTCCGGCTTCCTCCGCATGGCCCGCGACATCGCCCTCTATCACCACGAGTGGTGGGACGGCACGGGCTATCCTCACGGACAGAAGGAAGACGAGATCCCGCTCGCCGCGCGGATCGTGGCGATCGCCGACGTGTACGACGCCCTCTCGTCCAAGCGGATCTACAAGGACGCTTACCCGCACGCCGTGTGCGCCGAAAAGATCGCCCGCGCGGCGGGAAGCCAGTTCGATCCGCTGCTCGTCGAGGTGTTCCTCGGCATTCAGGGGCAGTTCCAGGAGATCGCCGAACTGCTTCGCAGCGAAGAAACGGGGGACGTCGCCTCTCCCCGCCGGATCGCCGCGTACCGCCGGGAAGAGGCGGACGGCCCGGGGCTGAGTCCCGATCAGGAACGGATTCTTGTGGGCCTCATGGCACAGAACCGTCCGCCCCGCGAGGCGGTCGGCACGTAA
- a CDS encoding rhodanese-like domain-containing protein gives MPDRMWNALTIAAVVIAANAGFAAEHTKDTLPQVKEALGNGKAVLVDVREKSEWNEGHLKQATLLPLSDLDSQIRSGAVAKSYAKDKVLYVHCAAGGRCLQAADSLKKAGYDVRPLAQGYDELVKNGFPVAK, from the coding sequence ATGCCTGATCGCATGTGGAACGCTTTGACGATCGCCGCCGTGGTGATCGCTGCGAACGCTGGCTTCGCGGCCGAGCACACCAAGGACACGCTTCCGCAGGTGAAGGAGGCTCTCGGCAACGGCAAGGCGGTCCTCGTCGATGTCCGTGAGAAATCGGAGTGGAACGAGGGGCATCTCAAGCAGGCGACGCTGCTCCCTCTCAGCGATCTCGACAGCCAGATCCGATCGGGAGCCGTCGCAAAGAGCTACGCCAAGGACAAGGTCCTGTACGTTCACTGCGCGGCGGGGGGACGATGTCTGCAGGCGGCCGACTCCCTCAAAAAGGCGGGCTACGACGTCCGGCCGCTCGCCCAGGGCTACGACGAACTGGTCAAAAATGGCTTTCCCGTGGCGAAGTGA
- a CDS encoding amidohydrolase has protein sequence MASRFGLATAFLGVWLVAGNGSAVPGAEADPWIEKELPSLVKVYQELHQHPELSFQEEKTAARLASELKAAGFEVTTGVGGHGVVAVLKNGDGPVVMFRSDLDGLPVHEETGLPYASQATGKNDDGTTVPTMHACGHDIHITNLVGLSRYAAAHRDRWQGTLVLIGQPAEERVDGAVAMLKDGLYTRFPKPQFAVALHVDSELEAGKIGYRPGYAFANSDSCDIVMRGQGGHGSRPEVCIDPILQAAQVVQDLQSIVSREVSPFDQAVVTVGSIHGGTKHNIIPNSCRLQLTIRSYTPEIRQKLRDAIARKAKAVADGHRAPAPEVTFDEGTAAVHNDPGLVTRVMDAFAIEFGKENLVPAERVMGAEDFGEYATGGIPIFMFRLGTVDGKRLAGYREEGGKPPYLHSSKYYPDAEPSLRTGVRASAAAIRELMPVRK, from the coding sequence ATGGCGTCCCGATTCGGACTTGCGACCGCGTTTCTGGGAGTGTGGCTCGTGGCGGGCAACGGAAGCGCGGTCCCGGGGGCCGAGGCCGATCCGTGGATCGAGAAGGAGCTGCCGAGCCTGGTGAAGGTCTACCAGGAGCTGCACCAGCATCCGGAGCTGTCGTTTCAGGAGGAGAAGACGGCGGCCCGCCTCGCCTCCGAGCTGAAAGCGGCCGGCTTCGAAGTGACGACCGGGGTCGGCGGCCACGGAGTCGTGGCGGTCCTCAAGAACGGCGACGGACCGGTGGTTATGTTCCGCTCGGACCTGGATGGGTTGCCGGTCCACGAGGAGACGGGGCTGCCCTACGCGTCACAGGCGACCGGCAAGAATGACGACGGCACGACCGTCCCGACGATGCATGCCTGCGGGCATGATATCCACATCACGAACCTCGTCGGCCTGTCGCGGTATGCCGCCGCGCATCGCGACCGGTGGCAGGGGACGCTGGTGCTGATCGGCCAGCCGGCGGAGGAGCGGGTGGATGGCGCGGTCGCGATGCTGAAGGACGGGCTCTATACGCGGTTCCCGAAGCCGCAGTTCGCGGTGGCGCTCCACGTCGACTCCGAGCTGGAGGCGGGGAAGATCGGGTATCGGCCGGGGTATGCGTTCGCCAATTCCGACAGCTGCGACATCGTCATGAGGGGGCAGGGGGGGCACGGATCGCGGCCGGAGGTCTGTATCGATCCGATTCTCCAGGCGGCGCAGGTGGTTCAGGACCTGCAGTCGATCGTCAGTCGGGAGGTCTCGCCGTTTGACCAGGCGGTGGTGACGGTGGGGTCGATTCATGGAGGGACGAAGCACAACATCATTCCGAACAGCTGCCGGCTGCAGTTGACGATCCGCAGTTACACGCCGGAGATCCGGCAGAAGCTCCGGGACGCGATTGCCCGGAAGGCGAAGGCGGTCGCGGACGGACACCGGGCGCCGGCTCCGGAGGTGACGTTCGACGAGGGGACGGCGGCGGTTCACAACGATCCGGGGCTGGTGACCCGGGTGATGGACGCGTTTGCGATCGAGTTTGGGAAGGAGAATCTGGTGCCGGCGGAGCGGGTGATGGGGGCGGAGGATTTTGGGGAGTATGCGACCGGCGGGATTCCGATTTTCATGTTCCGGTTGGGGACCGTCGACGGGAAGCGGTTGGCGGGTTACCGAGAAGAGGGGGGGAAGCCTCCTTATCTGCATTCGTCGAAGTATTACCCGGATGCGGAGCCTTCGTTGCGGACGGGAGTGCGGGCGAGTGCGGCGGCGATTCGGGAGTTGATGCCGGTGCGGAAGTGA
- a CDS encoding prepilin peptidase, with the protein MTDTTPIPAGDTAILSPMQERTVEATSHPPLFKNPAVVAWLVPLAWSLGAIPAGWTWSGWGSWGPLPPGAGGLSGQFLAIALLVACVTDLRGRKIRNWTMYPAIVYGLLLNAMVSFSSGPVAEWLGGIGLLASMAGVSICFSGALCLFLLFRGGAGDVKLISMFGCYLGWRMAAEIWLITMLIAALFSVGWVAWRGAGVAVPLLSSALARNSSDSRQMAAKLVAGWLKFKIPLAPFFLLGTVVAIGVPLAWPGHTALELLLRLT; encoded by the coding sequence ATGACCGACACGACACCCATCCCGGCCGGCGACACGGCAATCCTGTCGCCGATGCAGGAGCGAACGGTGGAAGCCACTTCCCACCCGCCGCTCTTCAAGAATCCTGCTGTGGTGGCCTGGCTCGTGCCGCTGGCCTGGAGTCTTGGGGCGATTCCAGCCGGTTGGACCTGGAGCGGCTGGGGAAGTTGGGGTCCCCTCCCTCCAGGTGCCGGCGGGCTCTCCGGTCAGTTCCTGGCGATCGCTCTGCTGGTCGCCTGCGTGACGGACCTGAGGGGCCGAAAGATCCGCAACTGGACGATGTATCCGGCCATCGTCTACGGGCTGCTGCTCAACGCCATGGTCTCATTCTCCTCGGGACCGGTGGCCGAGTGGCTCGGCGGGATCGGCCTCCTCGCATCCATGGCCGGAGTCTCGATCTGCTTCAGCGGAGCCCTGTGCCTGTTCCTCCTGTTCCGGGGAGGGGCCGGCGACGTGAAGCTGATCTCGATGTTCGGATGCTATCTCGGCTGGCGAATGGCGGCCGAGATCTGGTTGATCACCATGCTGATTGCGGCCCTCTTCTCCGTGGGATGGGTCGCCTGGCGTGGGGCTGGCGTGGCGGTGCCCCTGCTTTCCTCCGCCCTCGCCCGCAACTCGTCCGATTCACGGCAGATGGCGGCAAAACTGGTGGCCGGATGGCTCAAGTTCAAGATCCCTCTGGCCCCCTTTTTCCTGCTGGGAACCGTGGTTGCGATCGGCGTGCCGCTCGCCTGGCCGGGCCACACCGCCCTGGAACTGTTGCTGCGGCTGACGTGA
- a CDS encoding CpaF family protein, translating to MNMLITRREIYQRSLRHFFAPVAKVLYEDESVTEVLINGPDNIYVERSGKLQKIDARFPSEEVLLAAVNNLAEYVDRRVDDLHHSMDARLPEPEQFRVHVIIPPCSRNGVVVSIRKFRRASHTLKSLVDLGSMTEAARQFLVTSVKLHRNLVVSGGTGTGKTSLLNAISEAIDPTERIVVIEDSSELRLQQPHTVYLEARAPLPNGTGGVTIRNLFVDSLRMRPDRIVVGEVRRGEALDLIQSMLSGHDGSLTTVHASSPKLALVRLETLCLMSDVQLPAYVARTQVASAIHVVVQITRAHTGRRHVTSIAEVRGLDQKERYRVRELFRLSTDGVTEGREATPTLVPTGRPCSYARLAHVYGYAAEAPLCAELFALRTRDR from the coding sequence ATGAACATGCTCATCACCCGCCGCGAGATCTATCAGCGTTCGCTCCGGCACTTCTTTGCGCCGGTCGCCAAGGTGCTGTATGAGGACGAGAGCGTAACGGAAGTCCTGATCAACGGGCCGGACAACATCTATGTCGAGCGGAGCGGGAAGCTCCAGAAGATCGACGCCCGCTTCCCGAGTGAAGAAGTGCTGCTGGCGGCGGTGAACAACCTGGCGGAGTACGTCGACCGCCGTGTCGACGACCTGCATCACAGCATGGACGCCCGGTTGCCGGAACCGGAGCAGTTCCGTGTTCACGTCATCATTCCACCGTGCTCACGCAATGGGGTGGTAGTTTCGATCCGGAAGTTCCGCCGCGCGTCGCACACCCTCAAGAGCCTGGTCGACCTCGGCAGCATGACCGAGGCGGCGCGGCAGTTCCTGGTGACGTCGGTGAAGCTGCACCGGAATCTCGTCGTGTCGGGGGGAACCGGCACGGGGAAGACGTCGCTGCTGAATGCCATCTCGGAGGCGATCGATCCGACGGAGCGGATTGTCGTCATCGAGGACTCGTCGGAACTGCGGTTGCAGCAGCCGCATACCGTTTACCTGGAGGCGCGGGCTCCGCTTCCCAACGGGACGGGCGGGGTGACGATCCGGAACCTGTTTGTCGATTCGCTGCGGATGCGGCCCGACCGGATCGTGGTGGGGGAAGTGCGGCGGGGGGAGGCGCTGGATCTGATCCAGTCGATGTTGTCGGGGCATGACGGGTCGCTGACGACGGTGCATGCGAGTTCGCCGAAGCTGGCGCTGGTCCGGCTGGAGACGTTGTGCCTGATGAGTGATGTGCAGTTGCCGGCGTATGTGGCGCGGACGCAAGTAGCGAGTGCGATTCACGTTGTGGTGCAGATTACGCGGGCGCACACAGGGCGGCGGCATGTGACGTCGATTGCGGAGGTCAGGGGGCTGGATCAGAAGGAGCGGTATCGGGTGCGGGAGTTGTTCCGGTTGTCGACGGACGGGGTGACGGAGGGTCGGGAGGCGACGCCGACGTTGGTTCCGACGGGGCGGCCGTGTTCGTACGCACGTCTTGCGCATGTTTACGGCTACGCAGCGGAGGCCCCGCTGTGCGCGGAGTTGTTTGCGCTGCGAACACGGGACCGCTAA
- a CDS encoding serine/threonine-protein kinase — MVREADSRTPSLAELGHLLVQVGIVSAKQWAAATAGGATEPSVVLDRLEEQPAEWLSSEPALSRYQRKCIEKRLAKGLRDLDRDLRVNDFLIRAHLGDGGMGSVFLAWSIEMRRLVAVKRLTSNNPHLRDRMAQEAVILRKLKHPTIARYVAYEVNDDGDGSVLAMEYIHGPTLKEYCDRHKSVPTDLAVGWTVQLLEALAHAHSHGVIHRDLTPRNIIIVTPPDAAPFPRLVDFGLAKLSEATMGLTMAQTAIGTPQFMPPEQFADAANVTAASDLYSLGCNLFLMLTGRPPFEGNQFPALCLAHTNQTPPRVRDLVTVPKHVDAAVAQMLSKNPAARGTVEELVRKLTGSASSSGVLVAASPRRPRPLPLPLSRSVSRRRALLPSGARLSPRSNLPPLRRS; from the coding sequence ATGGTTCGTGAAGCGGATTCGCGAACCCCCTCGCTGGCCGAACTCGGGCATCTTCTCGTCCAGGTCGGAATCGTCTCGGCCAAGCAATGGGCGGCCGCGACCGCCGGCGGCGCGACGGAGCCCTCTGTGGTGCTCGACCGGCTCGAAGAGCAGCCCGCGGAGTGGCTGAGCAGCGAGCCCGCGCTGAGCCGCTACCAGCGGAAATGCATCGAAAAGCGGCTGGCCAAGGGGCTGCGGGACCTGGACCGCGACCTGCGGGTGAACGACTTCCTGATCCGGGCCCACCTCGGCGACGGCGGGATGGGGAGCGTCTTCCTCGCCTGGTCCATCGAGATGCGGCGGCTCGTGGCGGTGAAGCGGCTCACCTCCAACAACCCGCACCTCCGCGACCGGATGGCTCAGGAAGCGGTTATCCTCCGCAAGCTCAAGCATCCGACGATCGCCCGCTACGTCGCCTACGAAGTGAACGACGACGGCGACGGCTCGGTCCTGGCGATGGAGTACATCCACGGGCCGACGCTCAAGGAGTATTGCGACCGCCACAAGAGCGTGCCGACGGACTTGGCGGTCGGCTGGACGGTCCAGCTTCTGGAAGCCCTCGCCCACGCCCACAGCCACGGCGTCATCCACCGTGACCTGACCCCGCGGAACATCATCATCGTCACCCCGCCCGACGCCGCGCCGTTTCCGCGGCTGGTCGACTTCGGACTGGCGAAGCTTTCGGAAGCGACGATGGGGCTGACGATGGCCCAGACGGCGATCGGCACGCCGCAGTTCATGCCCCCGGAGCAGTTCGCCGACGCGGCGAACGTCACCGCCGCCTCCGATCTGTACAGCCTGGGATGCAACCTGTTTCTCATGCTGACCGGGCGCCCCCCGTTCGAAGGGAACCAGTTCCCGGCGCTGTGCCTGGCCCACACCAACCAGACGCCGCCCCGGGTGAGGGACCTCGTAACGGTTCCGAAGCATGTCGACGCCGCCGTGGCGCAGATGCTTTCGAAGAACCCGGCGGCGCGGGGCACCGTCGAGGAGCTGGTCCGGAAGTTGACCGGATCGGCCTCGTCCTCCGGTGTTCTCGTCGCCGCGTCCCCCCGCCGGCCCCGTCCCCTGCCGCTCCCGCTCAGCCGGAGCGTTTCGCGGCGCCGAGCGCTTCTCCCGAGCGGCGCCCGGCTTTCGCCCCGCTCCAACCTGCCGCCGCTCAGGCGGTCCTGA
- a CDS encoding zf-HC2 domain-containing protein, translated as MPQDDHYPKETIWKFAAGALTPLEALDVERHLNACDACSAVLGEQPLKADPFVRGLRRLTGRDSSIQNRRGQALMSLEVVWGAGAVVFRSVLYRPVEVGRQSEGEPVCLGYTESSPFDRLVVAPADYRFISRRHVFLQPTSAKKVNITCLTEKGLIEISDGRRIPFGQSIECQIPVEISLGQHSLRIRGITIPEGPPLPGEPGTA; from the coding sequence ATGCCTCAGGATGACCACTACCCGAAAGAGACGATCTGGAAGTTTGCCGCCGGGGCACTGACCCCGCTCGAAGCGCTCGACGTCGAGCGGCACCTCAATGCCTGCGACGCGTGCTCCGCGGTCCTCGGCGAGCAGCCGCTGAAGGCGGATCCCTTTGTACGGGGGCTGCGGCGTCTGACGGGCCGGGATTCGTCGATCCAGAACCGGCGGGGCCAGGCGCTGATGTCCCTCGAAGTCGTCTGGGGAGCCGGCGCCGTGGTGTTTCGGTCCGTCCTCTATCGGCCGGTCGAGGTCGGCCGGCAGAGCGAGGGGGAGCCGGTCTGCCTGGGCTACACGGAGTCGTCCCCGTTCGATCGGCTGGTTGTCGCGCCAGCCGATTACCGCTTCATCTCCCGCCGCCACGTCTTCCTGCAGCCGACGTCCGCAAAGAAGGTGAACATCACCTGCCTGACGGAGAAGGGGCTCATCGAGATCTCGGACGGCCGGCGGATCCCTTTCGGTCAGTCCATCGAGTGCCAGATCCCGGTCGAGATCAGCCTCGGCCAGCATTCACTAAGGATCCGCGGGATCACGATACCCGAGGGCCCTCCCTTGCCGGGTGAGCCCGGGACGGCGTAA
- a CDS encoding RNA polymerase sigma factor: protein MAEFQTSMNLLGQLRQQSDQQAWERFATIYGPLVFGWLKRRGVREDVAEDVRQEVLLKVFHEIKGFDHNGRIGAFRAWLHQVMLHRLRTIQRKNIRSRLTESSDEANDDAAVADSGDRLAELWEAEHSRFLIERLIEMIAPEFQERTLQAFRRVVLNDEPIEVVAQELEMSVNAARIAQSRVLAALRREGAGLIEY, encoded by the coding sequence ATGGCGGAATTTCAGACTTCGATGAATCTCCTCGGGCAGCTGCGTCAGCAGTCTGACCAGCAGGCCTGGGAGCGGTTCGCGACGATTTACGGGCCCCTCGTCTTCGGATGGCTCAAACGCCGCGGCGTTCGCGAAGACGTCGCCGAGGATGTCCGACAGGAAGTCCTCCTCAAGGTCTTTCACGAGATCAAGGGCTTTGACCACAACGGCCGCATCGGGGCGTTCCGCGCCTGGCTGCATCAGGTCATGCTCCATCGCCTGAGGACGATTCAGCGGAAGAACATCCGCTCCCGGCTGACCGAAAGCTCCGACGAGGCGAACGACGACGCGGCGGTCGCGGACAGCGGCGATCGACTGGCCGAACTCTGGGAAGCGGAACACAGCCGTTTCCTCATCGAGCGGCTGATCGAGATGATCGCGCCGGAGTTTCAGGAGAGAACCCTCCAGGCCTTCCGCCGGGTGGTGCTCAATGACGAGCCGATCGAAGTGGTGGCCCAGGAGCTGGAGATGTCGGTCAACGCGGCCCGGATCGCACAGTCCCGCGTCCTGGCGGCGCTCCGCCGCGAAGGGGCAGGGCTGATCGAGTACTGA